From Salvia splendens isolate huo1 chromosome 3, SspV2, whole genome shotgun sequence, a single genomic window includes:
- the LOC121797382 gene encoding bZIP transcription factor 53-like, with the protein MASKKLPTIPGSDCDERKRKRKLSNRESARRSRMKKQQRLDELIGEEGRIKEENKKLSQMIDATTNLHLDVASNNNVLRARISELTDRLRSLNCVLQIASEVSGLVIDIPDIPDTLLEPWQLPCPIQSTPASVDMFQC; encoded by the coding sequence ATGGCTTCAAAAAAATTGCCAACGATCCCGGGCTCTGATTGTGATGAAAGAAAAAGGAAGCGCAAGCTGTCTAATCGCGAATCAGCACGTAGATCTCGGATGAAGAAGCAGCAACGCTTGGATGAGCTGATTGGAGAGGAGGGCCGTATAAAGGAGGAGAACAAGAAGCTGAGTCAGATGATTGACGCCACTACTAATCTGCACTTAGACGTTGCGTCCAACAATAATGTGCTGAGGGCTCGGATTTCTGAACTCACTGACCGCCTCAGGTCGCTCAATTGTGTACTTCAGATTGCGTCTGAGGTGAGCGGCCTCGTGATTGATATTCCGGACATCCCGGATACATTGCTCGAGCCGTGGCAGCTGCCTTGCCCGATTCAGTCTACCCCTGCTTCTGTTGATATGTTCCAATGCTGA
- the LOC121795700 gene encoding calvin cycle protein CP12-1, chloroplastic-like, protein MIRVKISRVSITPTPKNFSKPTDSSNSHLINLSLPTTPWRRCTARRINIRPAAAVPDELSGKVEESIKHAQEACSEDPVSGECKAAWDEVEELSAAASHARDRQKEADPLENYCKDNPETDECRTYDD, encoded by the exons ATGATAAGGGT AAAAATCTCTAGAGTGAGCATCACACCCACCCCAAAAAACTTCTCCAAACCAACAGATTCATCAAACTCTCACCTCATCAACCTTTCATTACCAACCACCCCATGGAGGAGGTGCACCGCCCGCCGAATAAACATCCGGCCAGCAGCAGCCGTCCCTGACGAGCTGTCGGGAAAGGTCGAGGAGAGTATCAAGCATGCACAGGAGGCTTGCTCGGAGGACCCTGTCAGTGGAGAGTGCAAGGCTGCATGGGACGAAGTGGAGGAGCTGAGTGCGGCAGCCAGTCATGCTAGGGACAggcagaaggaagccgatcCATTGGAGAACTACTGCAAGGATAATCCTGAAACAGATGAGTGCAGAACTTATGATGACTAA
- the LOC121794061 gene encoding DELLA protein GAIP-like, with amino-acid sequence MSNAVFQLNESDHDHDAIWRIKQYMDETAFMDLFSSIFGQESSSCDTVQKMNMVGLEPPRSEFSKDVKEKQRLRKPREGDSKMKNSFDQRLSMEEILMVAGEKFIQFSTNRIDGMSMLFHPYGSSISGLCSDDERDVEIMHTLLSAADNVGMKQFDEAARPLARCQVMASESGTPVQRLACYFSAALEQKISRECGMVITTRKTDGGGHHVGHALGTDNAFLASYQQLPFGQVMQFVGMQAIIEQVRGGGKVHLIDLQIRSGIQWTAVMQGLSDSQVQRLRITAVGPADQTYMEKTGSRLQSFAQSMNLPFLFEVVYLHEMDAFSEDLFSIEPDETVAVYSFLMLRSMISKPKSLETVMKALARIRPAVMVVSEVEANHNSPSFIDRFMEALLFYSAYFDCLEECMERGNEYRAILEGRFFGEGIMNIVGADEEERVTRNVKLSVWRKFLTRFGMVEIALSDSSKYQASLVVEQFGKGRCCDLEFDGKGLIVGWKGTPIQSVTAWKFS; translated from the coding sequence ATGTCAAACGCCGTGTTCCAACTGAACGAGAGCGATCATGATCACGATGCAATATGGAGGATCAAACAATACATGGATGAGACCGCGTTCATGGACTTGTTTTCCTCCATTTTTGGACAAGAAAGCTCTTCTTGTGATACGGTGCAGAAGATGAACATGGTTGGTTTGGAGCCACCAAGATCAGAATTCAGCAAAGATGTGAAGGAAAAGCAGAGATTGAGGAAGCCTAGAGAAGGAGATTCAAAGATGAAAAACAGTTTTGATCAGAGATTGTCAATGGAGGAGATCTTGATGGTTGCTGGGGAGAAATTCATCCAATTTTCCACCAACAGAATTGATGGCATGTCTATGCTGTTCCACCCTTATGGCTCTTCAATCTCAGGCCTTTGTTCCGATGATGAGAGAGATGTGGAGATCATGCACACCCTTCTCTCTGCAGCAGATAATGTGGGGATGAAGCAGTTTGATGAAGCAGCTAGGCCGCTGGCTCGTTGCCAGGTGATGGCGTCTGAATCAGGCACCCCCGTGCAGCGCCTTGCCTGCTACTTCTCTGCAGCCCTGGAGCAAAAGATCAGCAGAGAATGTGGCATGGTGATCACCACGAGGAAAACAGACGGTGGTGGTCATCATGTAGGGCATGCATTAGGCACAGACAACGCGTTCTTGGCCTCGTACCAGCAGCTGCCCTTTGGCCAAGTAATGCAGTTTGTTGGAATGCAGGCCATCATAGAGCAAGTGAGAGGTGGTGGGAAGGTCCACCTGATTGATCTCCAGATCAGGAGTGGGATCCAATGGACGGCTGTGATGCAAGGGCTGTCAGACTCGCAGGTGCAACGTCTCAGAATAACTGCAGTAGGCCCAGCCGATCAAACATACATGGAGAAAACCGGCAGCAGGCTACAGAGCTTTGCTCAGTCTATGAACCTTCCCTTCTTGTTTGAGGTTGTCTACTTGCACGAGATGGATGCATTCAGCGAGGACCTCTTCAGCATCGAACCTGATGAGACCGTTGCAGTCTACTCCTTCTTGATGCTGAGGTCCATGATATCAAAGCCCAAGTCGTTAGAGACTGTGATGAAAGCGTTGGCGAGAATTAGGCCAGCTGTGATGGTGGTGAGTGAGGTCGAGGCAAACCACAACTCCCCGTCGTTCATAGACCGTTTCATGGAGGCCCTACTGTTCTACAGCGCGTATTTTGACTGCTTGGAGGAATGCATGGAGAGGGGCAATGAGTATAGGGCGATTCTTGAGGGGCGTTTCTTTGGGGAAGGGATCATGAACATAGTGGGAGCAGATGAGGAGGAGAGGGTGACGAGGAATGTGAAGCTGAGTGTTTGGAGGAAGTTTTTAACGAGGTTTGGGATGGTGGAGATCGCGTTGAGTGATTCGTCAAAGTATCAGGCAAGTCTTGTGGTGGAGCAGTTTGGGAAAGGGAGGTGTTGTGATCTTGAGTTTGATGGGAAGGGGTTGATTGTGGGGTGGAAAGGGACACCAATACAGTCTGTTACAGCTTGGAAGTTTTCATAG
- the LOC121795701 gene encoding uncharacterized protein LOC121795701, with protein sequence MEFNPSEYVQENAAATATTTTRVRSAATAAVAVVRHPFQIMTTTLLSLLLPLSFLLLARLASAHYLLSVSEDYPRRPRVSSLTNAVTGKTTFLSRSPAEPLTPARLYVAWLFLVVLQLCVGVGIEGSIAASVEGSNFGQDGSFICRLVFFFGLHEIMLFWWRTVVKPVVDDTIFGGWRAEGWVEKAVVGLSYGGLWWWRLREEVEALVMVAEVKREMMLMGVGVVDFLGFWLYYVTVTVGMVRMVRALVSTVAILVRRRESRPNDEKV encoded by the exons ATGGAGTTCAATCCATCGGAATATGTTCAAGAAAATGCggccgccaccgccaccaccaccaccagagtCCGTAGCGCTGCCACAGCTGCCGTTGCTGTCGTGAGACATCCATTTCAAATTATGACCACCACCCTCCTCAGCCTCCTCCTTCCCCTGTCAttcctcctcctcgcccgcctcGCCTCCGCCCACTACCTCCTATCCGTCTCCGAGGACTACCCCCGCCGCCCCCG CGTCTCATCCCTCACCAATGCAGTCACCGGAAAAACCACCTTCCTCAGCCGGTCTCCGGCAGAGCCCCTGACACCAGCGCGGCTGTACGTTGCATGGCTGTTTCTCGTGGTCCTGCAACTCTGCGTGGGAGTTGGGATCGAAGGCAGCATCGCTGCCAGCGTCGAGGGCTCGAATTTCGGGCAGGACGGCAGCTTTATATGCAGGCTGGTCTTCTTTTTTGGGCTGCATGAAATAATGCTGTTTTGGTGGCGGACGGTGGTGAAGCCGGTGGTGGACGACACGATATTCGGGGGGTGGAGGGCAGAGGGGTGGGTGGAGAAGGCGGTGGTGGGGCTGAGCTACGGGGGACTGTGGTGGTGGAGGCTGAGGGAGGAGGTGGAGGCGCTGGTGATGGTGGCGGAGGTGAAGAGGGAGATGATGCTGATGGGGGTTGGGGTGGTGGATTTCCTTGGCTTTTGGTTGTATTACGTGACTGTGACGGTCGGAATGGTTAGGATGGTCAGAGCCTTGGTTTCGACGGTCGCGATCTTGGTACGTAGGCGAGAGAGCCGGCCTAATGACGAGAAGGTTTGA
- the LOC121794472 gene encoding ATP-dependent Clp protease proteolytic subunit 5, chloroplastic-like translates to MAHSCVSSSSLRFNSSFSLSSPNPFSSSAKIVSFPFQPLRSRKLKSSNPRSSSAKAMHSPEFYAPERTSRDGIWSIRDDLHIPSSPYFPAYAQGGQGPPPMVQERFMSVISQLFQYRIIRCGGAVDDDMANIIVAQLLYLDAVDPTKDIVMYVNSPGGSVTAGMAIFDTMRHIRPDVSTVCVGLAASMGAFLLSGGTKGKRYSLPNSRIMIHQPLGGAQGGQTDIDIQANEMLHHKANLNGYLAYHTGQSLEKINQDTDRDFFMSAKEAKEYGLIDGVILNPLKVLQPLAAVAE, encoded by the exons ATGGCGCATTCATGcgtatcttcttcttctctcagATTCAACTCatcgttttctctctcttcaCCAAACCCATTTTCTTCCTCCGCCAAAATCGTATCTTTTCCCTTCCAACCTCTCCGTTCCAGGAAGCTGAAGAGTTCTAACCCCCGGAGCTCTTCGGCGAAGGCTATGCACTCTCCGGAGTTTTATGCCCCGGAAAGGACCTCACGCGATGGTATTTGGTCGATTAG GGATGATTTACACATCCCATCATCGCCATACTTCCCAGCTTATGCTCAAGGGGGGCAGGGCCCGCCTCCCATGGTTCAAGAGCGTTTTATGAGTGTTATTAGCCAACTTTTCCAATAC CGGATAATACGATGTGGTGGAGCCGTTGATGATGATATGGCAAACATCATTGTTGCTCAATTGCTTTATCTTGATGCTGTTGATCCCACTAAG GATATAGTCATGTATGTGAACTCTCCAGGTGGATCAGTTACAGCTg GAATGGCTATCTTTGATACCATGAGGCACATAAGGCCTGATGTTTCAACCGTATGCGTTGGGCTTGCAGCTAG TATGGGAGCTTTTCTACTAAGTGGTGGTACTAAAG GAAAAAGATATAGTCTTCCTAACTCAAGGATAATGATCCATCAGCCCCTTGGTGGAGCACAGGGTGGGCAGACTGATATTGATATTCAG GCAAATGAAATGTTGCATCACAAAGCAAATTTGAATGGATATTTGGCGTACCACACTGGTCAAAGCCTAGAGAAGATCAACCAAGACACAGATCGCGATTTCTTCATGAGTGCTAAAGAAGCCAAAGAGTACGGTCTCATAGATGGTGTTATCTTGAACCCACTCAAAGTCCTCCAGCCGCTTGCAGCTGTAGCAGAATAA
- the LOC121793924 gene encoding receptor-like protein kinase ANXUR1 produces the protein MVKHYNHTIIKKVVLSLAIISITTHAQAKPLILNCGSTNSAKDADGRSWDPDDIFLAAGTKFVVAKADVQDPSLPSEVPYMTARIFQSEAKYQFPLKDSTSRTMLRLHFYPSSYPNFDISKSYFAVDAGGVTLLSNFSASISAEALSQSYFIKEFFLAPSDTPTLDVTFKPSADKLQAFAFVNGIEVLPIPAIFDSDPALAGTVGAGVDATGATTVPISDSSMETMFRLNVGGQYVSPVNDSNGLMRSWYDDSVYLYGAGIGVAVAANTSIAYKSMPSYMAPLDVYSTYRSMGAYKDVNKNSNLTWIFQVDPSFMYMLRFHWCDSEMTKPNQRVFDVFINNKSAEYDVDVFAMTMATSTPIKKDYVARVAESTSELWVSLRPTDATKSQFVDVLLNGLEIFKLSDVAKKNLAGPNPSISDLMRKYQDGPASFASEKSAVSTMIITGAGGACAVGLAFVACLFVYQRKQRDPKGDGATTWLPISWNSSSTTMKSSVSGRSQGGGAGISSDAACNCRYFSLSEIMSATKNFDESNVIGVGGFGKVYKGVVDGSTMVAVKRSNPSSDQGINEFQTEIEMLSRLRHRHLVSLIGFCEDNGEMILVYDYMGQGTLREHLYKGNKIVLSWKQRLEICIGAARGLHYLHTGARYTIIHRDVKTTNILLDDKWVAKMSDFGLSKTGPDMNKGHVSTVVKGSFGYLDPEYFRRQQLTEKSDVYSFGVVLFEVLCARPVLNPSLPKEQVSLADWALRCARNGTLEDIIDPQLQGKVGQESLKKFMETAEKCLADHGTERPSMGDVLWNLEFALQVHENPDHSRGGSTTTGSVDFEGQIDQNSIMAMHRSILNIEDDDDDDDEEAARKPQNGSDNPDEIF, from the coding sequence ATGGTTAAACATTACAACCACACCATTATTAAGAAGGTTGTTCTCTCTCTAGCAATCATTTCTATCACAACCCATGCACAAGCCAAACCTCTTATTCTCAATTGTGGCTCCACAAACTCCGCCAAAGATGCCGACGGCCGCTCCTGGGATCCCGATGACATATTCCTCGCTGCCGGTACCAAATTCGTTGTCGCTAAAGCCGACGTTCAGGATCCTTCGTTGCCATCGGAGGTTCCTTACATGACGGCTCGGATTTTCCAATCCGAAGCCAAGTACCAATTCCCTCTCAAAGATTCAACATCTCGGACTATGCTCCGCCTCCATTTCTACCCCTCATCGTACCCTAATTTCGACATCTCCAAATCATACTTTGCTGTCGATGCCGGCGGCGTCACGTTGCTGAGCAATTTCAGCGCCTCCATATCAGCGGAGGCGCTCTCCCAATcttacttcatcaaagaattcTTCCTCGCGCCTTCGGATACCCCGACGCTCGATGTCACATTCAAGCCGTCGGCCGATAAGCTGCAAGCTTTCGCATTTGTGAACGGGATTGAGGTTTTGCCGATTCCTGCAATCTTCGATTCAGATCCTGCATTGGCCGGCACCGTGGGGGCGGGTGTCGACGCGACGGGGGCGACGACGGTGCCGATCAGCGATAGCAGCATGGAGACGATGTTTAGATTGAATGTAGGCGGGCAGTATGTTTCGCCTGTGAATGATTCTAACGGACTAATGCGGAGTTGGTATGATGATAGTGTTTACTTGTACGGAGCGGGCATAGGAGTTGCGGTGGCGGCAAATACAAGCATCGCTTATAAAAGCATGCCCTCTTACATGGCCCCACTTGATGTCTACTCCACTTATAGATCAATGGGCGCATACAAGGATGTGAACAAGAATTCAAATCTTACATGGATCTTCCAAGTTGATCCCAGTTTCATGTACATGTTGAGGTTCCATTGGTGCGATTCTGAGATGACCAAGCCTAATCAAAGAGTCTTCGACGTGTTCATCAATAATAAAAGTGCTGAATACGACGTCGACGTATTTGCTATGACCATGGCAACATCTACCCCGATCAAGAAGGACTACGTAGCTCGAGTCGCTGAATCGACCTCGGAGCTCTGGGTGTCATTGCGCCCTACAGACGCCACGAAATCACAGTTTGTGGACGTTTTGCTTaacgggctagaaattttcaagTTGAGCGACGTCGCGAAGAAAAACCTAGCAGGCCCCAATCCTTCCATCTCTGACTTGATGAGGAAGTATCAGGATGGGCCTGCTTCGTTCGCCTCTGAGAAATCCGCAGTCTCAACAATGATCATCACCGGGGCAGGTGGGGCATGCGCAGTGGGACTCGCATTTGTCGCGTGTCTCTTCGTGTACCAGAGGAAACAAAGAGACCCTAAGGGAGACGGCGCCACCACATGGTTGCCTATTTCTTGGAACTCGAGCTCCACCACAATGAAATCTTCTGTGTCTGGCAGGAGCCAGGGCGGGGGGGCGGGCATCTCATCCGACGCCGCGTGCAACTGCCGCTACTTTAGCCTGTCGGAGATCATGAGTGCCACCAAGAACTTCGACGAGTCCAACGTGATAGGCGTGGGAGGCTTCGGAAAAGTGTACAAGGGTGTGGTCGACGGCTCCACAATGGTGGCTGTGAAGCGATCCAACCCCTCATCCGACCAGGGCATAAACGAGTTTCAAACAGAAATCGAGATGTTGTCGAGGCTGAGGCACCGACATCTAGTCTCCTTGATCGGATTCTGTGAGGACAATGGAGAGATGATTCTTGTGTATGACTACATGGGGCAAGGAACACTAAGGGAGCATCTCTACAAGGGAAATAAAATAGTTTTATCCTGGAAACAACGACTAGAGATATGCATCGGAGCAGCAAGAGGCCTACATTACCTCCACACTGGAGCTAGATACACCATCATCCACCGTGATGTCAAGACCACTAACATTCTCCTCGACGACAAGTGGGTGGCCAAGATGTCCGACTTCGGGCTCTCCAAGACTGGCCCGGACATGAACAAAGGCCATGTCAGCACAGTGGTGAAAGGTAGCTTCGGATATTTAGACCCAGAGTATTTCCGAAGGCAGCAACTGACAGAAAAATCTGATGTGTACTCATTCGGAGTGGTTTTATTTGAGGTGTTATGTGCTCGGCCAGTGTTGAACCCTAGCTTGCCAAAGGAACAAGTGAGCCTGGCTGATTGGGCATTGCGGTGTGCGAGAAACGGCACGCTTGAGGACATCATCGACCCACAACTACAGGGGAAAGTGGGCCAAGAGAGTTTGAAGAAATTCATGGAAACTGCAGAGAAATGTTTGGCCGATCACGGCACGGAACGCCCCTCCATGGGCGATGTGTTGTGGAACTTGGAGTTCGCTCTACAGGTACATGAAAATCCCGATCACAGTAGGGGCGGTTCAACTACGACAGGGAGCGTCGACTTCGAAGGACAGATCGATCAGAATAGCATCATGGCTATGCATAGAAGCATTCTGAATATTgaggacgatgatgatgatgatgatgaagaagcaGCAAGGAAACCACAAAACGGGAGTGATAATCCCGATGAGATTTTCTAG